The sequence TAGTGATCCATGTTGAGGTCTGGCAATACAATGAGTGGATTCAAAACACATGCACTTCCCGGCAGATAAGGTGAAGCCATGAATTGACCGGGCAACACCGATAATATCTTCATCAGATAAGAGATGGGTGGGCAACTACCtctcaaataaaaatatttaaaaacggTCAAAGATGTGTAACTCAGCTACCACCAATTACGCCTGCGCGGAGCACTATTTGACATATTTTCGGTTACCCTACAGGCCCTTGCAGCCAGGCAGGCCAGCTAGCCATCCGCAGCTCGAAACAAACAAAGGATACTCAGAGTTAACATCTTGGACTGGTAGTCAAACGCGACCACTTCTCCTTGCAGACGTTGGCCCAAGCAGGTGAGGCAAGAGACATGGCTCCCGACGCTGAAATACTCCCCCGGTCCAGGAGCCGCCATCTTCTCCGCCAGGAAACCGGAGCGCCTGCCTTACGTAAAACGACGTGATGTCGTATGGTGACGCAATCTGGGCGTGTCGAAGTGCGTCGCCTTCTGGtcatttattcaaatatttgACTCATATTTACAATTTAATCTAACGAACCTTACGTTGTATCATAAAATCATCTGCCACATGCTTTAACTATCGATCAATTGTGATGTTATTTCATTAATCGAAGTAGAAAGTTGTGGCTTTGTCTCCCATTCAAACCCACACAACGGCCCCCCAGTCAGAGTGCTCCCTCCACTGGAAATGTGACGGTACTGCGGGCTTCACTGCAGCACACCCCCAAGCCCAAAACAATCAGGATTGCATTTACCACATATATCAGTACGTGTATTTGGTGAGGACGTGGGAATGGAGGCGGTTTATACTCAAGGCATTTGGATCGCAGAAACTCTTCAACAGAGGGCAGGGAGTCAGGAAAAATTCTGGCTGGTTGTCACTCACATTGGAGATCCTAAAGCAGCTTTTCTGCTCGTCTTTCCTTTCACCTATTTCATCAATAAGCGGGCTGGAGTGGCCGTCCTTTGGGTAGCAGCTATATCGGAGTGGTTAAACTTGGTGTTTAAATGGTAAGGcagtcaaaatgttttaaacaggACTTTAATGTGCTTGTACTCCCCACTTCAATCAACTGTAGCGTGTTAGCGTGTAGCTGGCTAACGTTAAACTTCCTTTTAACATCAAAAGCAGTTTGCATCACTTAGCTGAAAtgtcatatttatatatttttttctttaaaaaaaaaaaagattattattGTCGAAAATGAAGTTAGACACCAGTGTATTCCGTTGACGTCGCAGCTTCCGGAACAATAAATTGAGTCCGTACTATATACTGTCCGACTTGAAACAAACATACGACTTGAAACACGTGGAACCACttatatatactgtactgtgtaGTTGTATTTGTAGTGGCTTTAAGAAATGAATcattttgggaaaataaaaaaacaaagaaatcaaacGTCATAATAATTTGGGGATTTTGTGTTGTAAATGGATATTTTTTCCCAGGATGTTGTTTGGAGAAAGGCCATTCTGGTGGATAGGTGAATCACGTCTATTTGCCAACAAGCAACCCATAGTTCACCAGTTTGCCTCTACCTGTGAAACTGGGCCAGGTGAGAGGTCCTCAAAGAAGAATATAACAAATATCAATCAAAGATAGTACACTTACCTAATTGGGCAGCTGGAGTTGTAATGCCAGCCTCTGTCTCGCAGGCAGTCCGTCGGGACATGCGATGGTAACAGCAGCGGTCTGGTGGGTCGTGGTGTCCTCACTGGGGTCATTTTTGTACTCCCGTACTCACAGGTATGcccctttaaaataaacaaataaggtGTTTTGGCTTTGAAAATGAGCAGATAAAAGAAATTGGAGGATATCAGAGCTATTTTTTTATGAATCTCTTTCTATGTGCCTCCAGTGTAGTGTTATCAGCTGCTCCTTACCTGCTTTATGTGTTGATGCTGGTAGCAGTTGGAATCTCCAGGATCTTCATCCTCGCCCACTTCCCTCACCAGGTCGTTGCTGGCTCCATGACAGGTCTGTATATAGTGTCATGCACAAGCTAAAATATGGAGTATGTGTGGGCTATATGGATTAAATcaattttacataaaacatattGACATTCACAGTGTATCATAATGTaactgacaaacagagaaatcTTAAATGGGTAAAAATAACCAAACATTATTGTCAGCTTCCACTGTAGCCCAATACACCCAAATATGTTAAAGACAACATGCATGCAATGGAAAAATGTATATTGTCTCACAGTATATATCATCATATATAATATTTGTGTTAGCTGTAAAAATTCAAGAACATACTGATTGAATTGTTCTTCACAGGTTTCATTCTGGGGACTGTCCTGAGCCACAGAGTACCAGAAGGTCGCCCCCTGCTGTTCTTCTTTAGCTTCAGCATTGGTCTGCTGCTCAGTGCTCTGATGCTGCATGCTGGATTACAGCATCTGGGAATCGACCTCTCCTGGTGAGTCTTTCCACTATATTCATGTGTATTAGCAGCTCTAGGTGAGGCTGAAGAAAGTTTTTCTGGCTTGACTGGATGTATTCTATTCCACAGGTCAATTGCTCTAGCTAAGAAATGGTGCAGCCGTGCCGAGTGGATTCGTTTGGATACAGCGCCATTCTCCTCGCTGACTCGAGATTGTGGGGCTCTTCTTGGTTTGGGGCTGGCCCAGTACTGGAAGCCAGGAGGATGGTCTCTGCCTTGGGCTCCAAGGGCTTTATCTCTGGCTCTTTCATCCATGGGACTATACCATGTGAATCGCCTGCCGCTCCCAGTCCGACCACAAGGCCTCTTCTATGGCCTCTTCTTTGTCAAATTCGTAATAGTACCTCAGATTGTGATGGTACTTGTACCTGGACTAGTTCaccttttcacacacaaaaagaagaaggacTAGAAACTGTTTTCTCTCCAACAGATGTCTTTCACACCTCTGAGGACTCAAGCTTTCTTCTGACAGAATAGTTTCTGTAAACACTTTAAACATCTGCTTAATGTATTTCATCTGTTGTGGGTAAAGGCTGTAGTCACTCCacattgctttttttcctcatagaATTCAACTGGCAATTGCCTTTTGTTAAGTCAGCatcttaatgttttttcttttgtacgTGGGCCTTAAACGAGGGGAATGTATAACATTTTAATTCACTGGTTAGGTTTATTAGGTTTatcagatggaaaaaaatgtgcCCTAATGCAGATCCGAGGACCAAAACATCAGCAAAGCTACTGTGAATAGTTGACACTGAGTCAGTGTCACTCGTgatgtcagtgttgtatttaGAGTTTGTTCTGCTGCCACCGAGTGAACTAAAAAACAGTAACTGCAGTTGTAAACATTGTAAGCTTTACAAATATTTTGTGCTTTTGCAATGTCACGGTATTGGATCGCATTATATTGTATAAGCATTTATCATTGTGTCGATGCACTGGTTTTATATGTGGTTACATGGAGCAAAATCAtccaaaaagaaataaattacatttgtaTGTTAAATGCACATaatgagtaaaataaataactgacaTGCAGGGCGTGTTTCAGTTGGTAACCATTTAtaaatatgttctttttttcccaatacATAGGTTTGACTGTACAGATTACAATCAGTTATCAtgagataaaaacacattctttttattgtttttaattaaactttttatCACAGCGATCTGAAAGCTCACATTTACAGACAAGAGAACTCTGCTCAGCAagcaaatacattaaaataaaataaaagaaccTTTCCCTTTTGTCTGGTGAGGGTTTAAGGAAAATGATAAGGATAGTTCAGGGATAGCAGTCTCCTTATCTTGATCCAAACACTGTATCACGCACCAGAGTCAGGACACTGCTATACATGTTTCTGCTTGAGCTCATGGAAAGAATAGAACATGCATCAGACTATTTACAGCAAACTAATATACACAgacagcttgaaaccatacaccCTCAAATATCCTCAACTTAGAAGTCTTGTTTAAATTAAGTATGGTACAGTTTATACCTTCATTTCTGTAAAGATAAGTAGGGCAACTCTCTGGTAGCAGGTGAAACTGAGGATGAACAGGAGACAGTCAGGAAGATCCGTCTCTCTTTAGATATTCTTTATCTAgaaccaaaataaaatgttacagaCAAATGGTCCATAACTtttcacacatatacaaataACTTTAATATTGTCATTATTTCACTTTCTCAGTCAAACTCCAAATATGGAGTTTCTGGGTTTCTGAaatgtcagtcttttttttttttttttttgtagttttttttcttgcagtagATTATTATTTTCAAGACGTGTGCAGGACCAGCTGGTTAGCCTGGCTGATTTGCAGTTAGAGGAATTGAATGgatatttttttatgaatactTAAATATGATCGGCCTCTTGAAACAAACTTGCTTAACTAACAAACCCGAGCTGAACGGAGTGGAATATCTGAGCCAGTATGTACAACTTGTGCTAGAAAGTCTATACATCTTCACCAGTTTAAAAACATTGTTTGCTCTTCATATTGTCATTCATAACTGCTTTGTAAATCATATAATAATAGTGTCTATGATAGTCTGGTACCACTGGCCAGAGGTCTGACCCATC comes from Toxotes jaculatrix isolate fToxJac2 chromosome 21, fToxJac2.pri, whole genome shotgun sequence and encodes:
- the g6pc3 gene encoding glucose-6-phosphatase 3, which encodes MEAVYTQGIWIAETLQQRAGSQEKFWLVVTHIGDPKAAFLLVFPFTYFINKRAGVAVLWVAAISEWLNLVFKWMLFGERPFWWIGESRLFANKQPIVHQFASTCETGPGSPSGHAMVTAAVWWVVVSSLGSFLYSRTHSVVLSAAPYLLYVLMLVAVGISRIFILAHFPHQVVAGSMTGFILGTVLSHRVPEGRPLLFFFSFSIGLLLSALMLHAGLQHLGIDLSWSIALAKKWCSRAEWIRLDTAPFSSLTRDCGALLGLGLAQYWKPGGWSLPWAPRALSLALSSMGLYHVNRLPLPVRPQGLFYGLFFVKFVIVPQIVMVLVPGLVHLFTHKKKKD